Proteins from a genomic interval of Mycobacterium conspicuum:
- a CDS encoding GDP-L-fucose synthase family protein, producing the protein MEASLGVLDRGAPVYVAGHRGLAGSALVRRLAAEGFTNLVVRSHNELDLTDRAATFDFVMDARPQVIIDAAARVGGIMANDTYPVDFLSENLRIQVNLLDAAVAARVPRLLFLGSSCIYPKFAPQPIEEGALLTGPLEPTNDAYAIAKIAGILQVQAVRRQYGLAWISAMPTNLYGPEDNFSAEGSHLVPALIRRYEEAKASGTPTVTNWGTGTPRRELLHVDDLASACLFLLENFDGPNHVNVGTGIDHTIAEIAEMVAAAVGYTGETRWDASKPDGTPRKLLDVSVLRSAGWRPEIPLRAGIEATVAWYRAHANAVRR; encoded by the coding sequence ATGGAAGCGTCACTTGGCGTCCTTGACCGCGGCGCGCCGGTGTATGTCGCCGGACATCGAGGGCTGGCCGGGTCCGCGCTGGTTCGCAGGCTCGCGGCGGAGGGATTCACCAATCTTGTTGTGCGGTCACACAATGAACTCGATCTGACGGACCGGGCCGCGACATTCGATTTCGTGATGGACGCACGGCCTCAGGTCATCATCGACGCCGCCGCGCGGGTCGGCGGCATCATGGCCAACGACACCTACCCCGTCGATTTCCTGTCCGAAAACCTGCGGATCCAGGTCAACCTGCTTGATGCCGCCGTCGCCGCCCGGGTGCCGCGCCTGCTGTTCCTCGGTTCCTCGTGCATCTACCCGAAATTCGCGCCCCAGCCCATCGAGGAGGGCGCGCTGCTGACCGGCCCGCTGGAGCCGACCAACGACGCCTACGCGATCGCCAAGATCGCCGGCATCCTGCAGGTCCAGGCGGTCCGGCGGCAATACGGCCTGGCGTGGATCTCTGCGATGCCCACCAACCTGTACGGGCCGGAGGACAACTTTTCCGCCGAGGGTTCGCATCTGGTGCCCGCGCTCATCCGCCGATACGAGGAGGCAAAAGCCAGCGGAACGCCGACGGTGACGAACTGGGGCACCGGAACTCCACGGCGTGAGCTCCTGCATGTCGACGATCTGGCGAGCGCGTGCCTATTCCTGTTGGAAAACTTCGACGGCCCCAATCACGTCAACGTGGGCACCGGCATCGACCACACCATCGCAGAAATCGCCGAGATGGTCGCCGCAGCGGTGGGCTACACCGGCGAAACCCGTTGGGACGCAAGCAAACCGGACGGAACACCACGCAAGCTGCTCGACGTGTCGGTGTTGCGGTCGGCGGGATGGCGGCCCGAAATCCCGCTGCGGGCCGGCATCGAGGCAACGGTGGCGTGGTATCGCGCGCACGCAAACGCGGTGCGGAGATAA
- a CDS encoding acyltransferase family protein codes for MTVRQADSISTTEGVAGRSSAKSGFRPDIEGLRAVAVLAVVLFHAGVPGVGGGFIGVDVFFVISGFLITGLLWRETSTTGTVRLRSFYGARARRLLPASAAVGVVTLVASTALLSPLQLRDVIYDGIACALYVGNMWFVLQNADYFNQGATPSPFQHYWSLGVEEQFYFVWPAMIIATAWVVRQVRRRRGAQAPASVRPYVVILVLVAALSFAASLALTQMWPPIAFFMMPTRAWQLAVGGLVALTASQWRRLPTPLAAIAGWAGLGVILLACAWLGPSTPYPGTAALWPVLGAALVLGAGCAIPAQGCGHILGLPPMRAIGRVSYSWYLWHWPLLVLAAPLFGHPLGLPARLATAAISGALAVLTLRFVENPLRFRPALRRSPARSLALGGVATAVAVCVGVALLVSMPPPVGRGSPAPTPAVTWGTPLADNNIDAYDAAVQGAFAQVQTAVAGSAELKAVPSNLTPALSDVAAETKAMGREICASNGFQLFAAAPPPCATGDVASPTTVAVVGDSHAVMFSPAFKQIAERRHWRLEMLSMGLCPLLDVPIIHPILHREYTECAQWRTQSIARLQANHPRLIVLSIARTYDAGTGVVSYGPAWIDGLTRLVRQLRNTGAQVLVLGPTPNLVTSVPICLSGHLDDATACSPRRSVAVNQPGVTAEAAATKAGGGHYSDLTDLFCATTRCPVVVGNLLVYLDSNHLTLEYSRLLAPAIGALADRALASG; via the coding sequence GTGACAGTGCGCCAGGCCGACAGCATCAGCACCACCGAAGGGGTGGCGGGTCGGTCCTCGGCAAAATCGGGATTTCGCCCCGACATCGAGGGCTTGCGCGCCGTCGCGGTGCTGGCCGTCGTGCTGTTCCACGCCGGGGTGCCCGGGGTGGGCGGCGGGTTCATCGGCGTGGATGTGTTTTTCGTCATCTCGGGCTTTTTGATCACCGGGCTGTTGTGGCGCGAGACAAGCACCACCGGCACCGTCCGGCTGCGCAGCTTCTACGGGGCGCGAGCCCGTCGGCTCCTCCCGGCCTCCGCGGCGGTCGGCGTCGTCACCTTGGTCGCGTCGACGGCGCTGTTGTCCCCCTTGCAGTTGCGGGACGTGATTTACGACGGCATCGCCTGCGCGTTGTATGTCGGCAACATGTGGTTCGTGCTGCAGAACGCCGATTACTTCAACCAGGGGGCCACCCCTTCGCCGTTCCAGCACTACTGGTCGTTGGGGGTCGAGGAACAGTTCTACTTCGTGTGGCCGGCGATGATCATCGCGACGGCTTGGGTTGTCAGGCAGGTGCGGCGGCGACGCGGCGCGCAGGCCCCAGCGTCGGTGCGACCCTACGTCGTCATTCTTGTCTTGGTCGCGGCGCTCTCGTTCGCGGCATCCCTTGCGCTGACCCAGATGTGGCCCCCCATCGCGTTCTTCATGATGCCGACCCGGGCCTGGCAGTTAGCCGTGGGCGGTCTGGTGGCCTTGACCGCGAGCCAGTGGCGCCGACTACCCACACCGCTCGCCGCGATCGCGGGCTGGGCGGGTCTCGGGGTGATCCTGCTGGCCTGTGCCTGGTTGGGCCCGAGCACGCCGTATCCGGGTACCGCCGCGCTGTGGCCCGTGCTGGGCGCGGCGCTGGTGCTGGGCGCCGGCTGCGCCATCCCCGCGCAGGGCTGCGGCCACATCCTGGGGTTGCCGCCGATGCGGGCGATCGGGCGGGTCTCGTACTCCTGGTACCTGTGGCACTGGCCGCTGCTGGTGCTCGCGGCGCCGTTGTTCGGTCACCCGCTGGGGCTGCCCGCCAGGCTGGCGACGGCGGCCATCTCCGGCGCCCTTGCCGTGCTGACCCTGCGCTTCGTCGAGAACCCGCTGCGCTTCCGCCCGGCGCTACGCCGGTCGCCCGCCCGCAGTCTCGCGCTCGGCGGTGTGGCCACCGCCGTCGCGGTCTGTGTGGGTGTGGCGCTGCTGGTGTCGATGCCGCCGCCGGTCGGCCGCGGTTCCCCGGCTCCGACCCCGGCCGTCACGTGGGGAACTCCCCTGGCGGACAACAACATTGACGCCTACGACGCGGCGGTACAGGGCGCGTTCGCCCAGGTGCAAACCGCGGTCGCCGGATCCGCCGAGCTGAAAGCGGTCCCGTCGAACCTCACCCCGGCCCTGTCGGACGTGGCAGCCGAAACGAAGGCCATGGGCCGCGAGATTTGCGCAAGCAACGGGTTCCAGCTTTTCGCGGCCGCGCCGCCGCCATGCGCGACGGGCGATGTCGCCTCGCCGACGACGGTGGCCGTCGTGGGCGACTCGCACGCCGTGATGTTCAGCCCGGCGTTCAAGCAGATCGCCGAGCGGCGGCACTGGCGGCTGGAAATGCTTTCCATGGGCTTGTGTCCATTGCTGGACGTGCCGATCATCCACCCGATCCTGCACCGGGAGTACACGGAATGCGCGCAATGGCGTACTCAGAGCATCGCCCGGCTGCAGGCCAACCACCCGCGGCTGATCGTGCTGAGCATCGCACGCACCTACGACGCCGGCACGGGGGTGGTGTCCTACGGGCCGGCCTGGATCGACGGCTTGACTCGCCTCGTGCGGCAGCTGCGCAACACCGGTGCGCAGGTGCTCGTGCTCGGACCGACGCCGAATCTGGTGACATCGGTGCCGATCTGCCTGTCCGGGCACCTCGACGACGCGACGGCCTGTTCACCGCGCAGGTCGGTCGCCGTCAACCAGCCCGGCGTCACGGCCGAGGCCGCCGCCACGAAGGCCGGCGGCGGGCATTACTCCGACCTCACCGACCTGTTCTGCGCCACCACCCGCTGCCCGGTCGTCGTCGGCAACCTGCTGGTCTACCTTGACTCGAATCATTTGACCCTCGAATACTCCCGACTGCTGGCACCGGCGATCGGGGCGCTGGCCGACCGCGCCCTCGCCTCCGGTTGA
- the gmd gene encoding GDP-mannose 4,6-dehydratase → MKRALIAGITGQDGSYLAELLLSKGYEVHGLIRRASTFNTSRIDHLYVDPHQTDARLFLHYGDLTDGTRLVTLLSTIDPDEVYNLAAQSHVRVSFDEPVHTGDTTGMGSIRLLEAVRLSKIGCRFYQASSSEMYGATPPPQNEQTPFYPRSPYGAAKVYSYWATRNYREAYDLFAVNGILFNHESPRRGETFVTRKITRAVARIKAGVQSELFMGNLDAVRDWGYAPEYVEGMWRMLQAPEPEDYVLATGRGYTVREFAQTAFDHVGLDWQKYVKFDERYLRPTEVDALIGDASKAAQSLGWKACVHTAELARIMVDADMAALECDGTPWIDKPMLPGWS, encoded by the coding sequence GTGAAGCGAGCGCTGATAGCCGGGATCACCGGGCAGGACGGCTCCTATCTTGCCGAACTGCTTCTGAGCAAGGGTTACGAAGTCCACGGCCTCATCCGTCGAGCCTCGACGTTCAATACCTCGCGCATCGATCACCTCTATGTCGATCCCCACCAAACGGACGCGCGGTTGTTTTTGCATTACGGCGACCTCACCGACGGGACCCGTTTGGTCACCCTGCTGAGCACCATCGATCCCGACGAGGTGTACAACCTCGCGGCGCAGTCGCACGTCCGGGTGAGCTTCGACGAACCCGTGCACACCGGTGATACCACCGGCATGGGATCGATCCGGCTGCTTGAAGCCGTCCGGCTGTCAAAGATCGGCTGCCGCTTTTATCAGGCGTCCTCGTCGGAGATGTACGGCGCGACGCCGCCCCCGCAGAACGAGCAGACACCGTTTTACCCGCGCTCCCCCTATGGCGCGGCGAAGGTCTACTCATATTGGGCGACGCGCAACTACCGCGAGGCGTACGACCTGTTCGCGGTCAACGGAATCTTGTTCAATCACGAATCACCGCGGCGCGGCGAGACTTTCGTGACCCGAAAGATCACCCGGGCCGTGGCACGCATCAAGGCGGGGGTGCAGTCCGAGCTTTTCATGGGCAATCTCGACGCCGTCCGCGACTGGGGCTATGCGCCCGAGTATGTCGAGGGGATGTGGCGGATGCTGCAGGCGCCCGAGCCCGAGGACTACGTGTTGGCGACGGGGCGTGGTTACACCGTGCGCGAGTTCGCCCAGACCGCCTTCGACCATGTCGGCCTCGACTGGCAGAAGTATGTGAAATTCGACGAGCGCTATCTACGGCCCACGGAGGTGGACGCACTCATCGGCGACGCCTCCAAGGCCGCCCAATCGCTCGGTTGGAAGGCGTGCGTGCACACCGCCGAACTCGCGCGGATCATGGTCGACGCCGACATGGCCGCGCTCGAGTGCGATGGCACACCGTGGATCGACAAGCCGATGCTGCCCGGTTGGAGCTGA
- a CDS encoding GMC oxidoreductase has product MADGDLSPREAERVLWDVIVVGTGMGGGMLGYSLARAGRRVLFVEKGRSTLPGTPGTIRSAIPELAEPLAARSAETYFDALARAGRSTDEIEDISGRVPKRFVPYIGAGTGGSSALYGMVCERFFVQDFTPRQNFRNPGDSTVPEAWPVTYDEMSPWYAEAEKRLGVRGAPDPLRPEAAHVNLPAAPPFSADNQPLVDHLTRRGLHPYHLPMACDYTDGCPTCQAHLCARSCKNDAGRNGVLPAVTEHGARLLDECRVLRLEADSTHVHQVIAQRHSDMLALKAKVVVLAAGALATPVLLLNSRSGQWPRGLANGSDLVGRNLMRHLMDWIELWTEPGCQITSENKEIGLNDFYFWDGQKYGTLQSAGAMANLASMDMFTNQPGWQSKVLRMISPAVRPIYDRFFNGGLVLAPMLEDLPYLDNRVLPSENPAADNRQRVRLQYRLHANEVERRGMFIRQIKEVLKPFRTLTLRTGANNSTLGHVCGTCRFGDDPKTSVLDPHNRAHEVDNLYVVDASFFPSSAGLNPSLTVAANALRVAAHINQAHFAS; this is encoded by the coding sequence TTGGCTGACGGCGATCTGAGTCCGCGCGAGGCCGAACGTGTGCTGTGGGACGTGATCGTCGTGGGCACCGGCATGGGCGGCGGGATGCTGGGCTACTCGCTGGCCCGCGCGGGCCGGCGGGTGCTGTTCGTCGAAAAGGGCCGCTCGACGCTGCCCGGCACACCGGGAACGATTCGCTCAGCGATTCCCGAACTCGCCGAACCGCTGGCGGCCCGTTCGGCAGAAACCTACTTCGATGCCTTGGCCCGCGCCGGACGCAGCACCGACGAGATCGAAGACATCAGCGGTCGCGTCCCGAAGCGGTTTGTGCCGTACATCGGCGCCGGCACCGGCGGCTCCTCGGCCCTGTACGGCATGGTGTGCGAACGATTCTTCGTCCAGGATTTCACCCCCCGCCAAAACTTCCGCAACCCCGGCGATTCCACCGTGCCCGAGGCCTGGCCGGTGACGTACGACGAGATGAGCCCGTGGTACGCCGAGGCCGAAAAACGGCTGGGGGTGCGCGGCGCACCCGATCCGCTGCGCCCGGAGGCCGCCCACGTCAATCTGCCTGCCGCGCCGCCGTTTTCGGCCGATAACCAGCCGCTGGTCGACCACCTGACCAGGCGCGGACTGCACCCCTATCACCTGCCGATGGCCTGTGATTACACCGACGGATGTCCCACCTGCCAGGCCCATCTTTGTGCGCGGTCGTGTAAGAACGACGCCGGCCGCAACGGCGTGCTGCCCGCCGTGACCGAACACGGCGCCCGACTGCTCGACGAATGCCGGGTGCTGCGCCTCGAGGCCGACAGCACCCACGTCCATCAGGTGATCGCCCAGCGGCACTCCGACATGCTGGCTCTCAAAGCCAAGGTGGTGGTGCTGGCCGCCGGTGCACTGGCCACCCCGGTGCTGTTGCTCAACTCCCGCTCCGGGCAGTGGCCGCGCGGCCTGGCCAACGGCTCCGACCTGGTGGGACGCAACCTGATGCGTCATCTGATGGACTGGATCGAACTCTGGACAGAACCCGGCTGCCAGATCACGTCGGAAAACAAGGAAATCGGGCTCAACGACTTCTATTTCTGGGACGGGCAGAAATACGGCACCTTGCAGTCGGCCGGCGCCATGGCGAATTTGGCATCGATGGACATGTTCACCAATCAGCCTGGCTGGCAGTCGAAGGTGCTGCGCATGATCAGCCCAGCGGTGCGGCCGATCTACGATCGCTTCTTCAACGGTGGGCTGGTGCTGGCCCCGATGTTGGAAGACCTGCCGTACCTGGACAACCGCGTGCTGCCCAGTGAGAATCCCGCCGCGGACAACCGCCAACGGGTGCGGCTGCAATATCGTTTGCACGCCAACGAGGTCGAACGCCGCGGGATGTTCATCCGCCAGATAAAAGAGGTGCTGAAGCCGTTTCGCACGCTCACACTGCGCACCGGCGCGAACAACTCCACCCTGGGCCATGTCTGCGGCACGTGCCGCTTCGGCGACGATCCCAAGACCAGCGTGCTCGATCCGCACAACCGGGCGCACGAAGTCGACAACCTCTACGTGGTGGATGCGTCGTTCTTTCCGTCCAGCGCCGGCTTGAATCCCAGTTTGACGGTCGCGGCCAACGCTCTGCGGGTGGCCGCGCACATCAATCAGGCGCATTTCGCCAGCTGA
- a CDS encoding glycosyltransferase family 2 protein, with product MSTPMFSIIIPTFNVAATLHACLDSIVKQSCSDFEVVIVDGASTDNTLDIANSYASTLGARLVIHSGPDQGIYDAMNHGVTMATGAWLLFLGADDTLYEADTLARVRDFIDAHQPSDLVYGEVIRLSSGSAFGGEFDLDRLLFGACMCHQSIFYRRELFAGIGPYNLRYPVCADWDFNIRCFSNPALAIRFMDIVVAHWNDVDGFGQQVVDKEFKKRLPKHFGLSALQVLGRIRMTLSQKEARQAAWTVVRRMPYVAYQARKAKSKSVRPS from the coding sequence ATGTCCACACCAATGTTTTCGATCATCATCCCCACCTTCAACGTGGCGGCGACCCTGCACGCTTGCCTGGACAGCATCGTCAAGCAGAGCTGCAGCGACTTCGAGGTGGTGATCGTCGACGGCGCCTCGACGGACAACACGCTGGACATCGCGAACAGCTACGCCTCGACCCTCGGCGCGCGACTGGTGATCCACAGCGGCCCCGATCAAGGGATCTACGACGCCATGAACCACGGTGTCACCATGGCCACCGGGGCGTGGTTGCTCTTCCTCGGCGCCGACGACACCCTGTACGAGGCGGACACCCTGGCCCGCGTGCGCGACTTCATCGACGCACATCAGCCCAGCGATCTGGTCTACGGCGAGGTGATCAGGCTCTCCAGCGGGTCAGCCTTCGGCGGCGAGTTCGACCTTGACCGGCTGCTCTTCGGGGCCTGCATGTGCCATCAGTCGATCTTTTACCGCCGCGAGCTCTTCGCCGGCATCGGACCCTACAACCTGCGCTACCCGGTGTGCGCCGACTGGGACTTCAACATCCGCTGCTTCTCCAATCCGGCGCTGGCGATCCGGTTCATGGACATCGTCGTGGCCCACTGGAACGACGTCGACGGGTTCGGCCAGCAGGTGGTGGACAAGGAATTCAAAAAGCGGCTGCCGAAGCACTTCGGGCTATCGGCCCTCCAAGTACTTGGCCGAATCCGGATGACCCTGAGCCAAAAGGAAGCCCGGCAAGCGGCGTGGACCGTGGTGCGGCGGATGCCGTATGTGGCATATCAAGCGCGCAAGGCCAAATCGAAGTCCGTTCGGCCCTCCTAG
- a CDS encoding Gfo/Idh/MocA family protein, whose amino-acid sequence MSGPATPVRIGILGAARITPTVLIKPARGNDEVVVAGVAARDVSRARSFAAKHGIARVHDSYHALLDDPQIDAIYIPLPPALHGRWMRAALDAGKHVLCEKPFTANAAEAREIAELAAKSDRVVMEAFHYRYHPCAARIEEIIASGELGTIERVEGHWCFWMPKFSTNRYNYGMAGGALMDLGCYAVDMVRRYGGSTPEVVSAQAKLHGPEVDRVMTAQLRFAGGPTGRIHCSMWSTDPPRLTVKVVGDRGELRLHPLLPFQRFSVRTAKGRRVENFTLRPTYAFQLDAFAAAVLRGEPVKTTPDEAVENMTVIDAMYRAAGLSLREPA is encoded by the coding sequence GTGTCTGGACCCGCGACCCCGGTGCGGATCGGCATCTTGGGGGCCGCCCGCATCACGCCGACGGTGCTCATCAAGCCGGCGCGGGGAAACGACGAGGTTGTGGTGGCCGGGGTGGCCGCGCGCGACGTGTCGCGCGCGCGATCCTTCGCCGCCAAACACGGCATCGCCCGGGTGCACGACAGCTACCACGCGCTGCTCGACGATCCGCAGATCGACGCGATCTACATTCCGCTGCCGCCCGCGCTGCACGGCAGGTGGATGCGCGCCGCGTTGGACGCCGGCAAGCACGTGCTGTGCGAAAAGCCGTTCACCGCCAATGCCGCCGAGGCCCGCGAGATCGCCGAACTGGCGGCGAAGTCGGACCGGGTGGTGATGGAGGCCTTCCATTACCGCTATCACCCGTGTGCGGCGCGCATCGAGGAGATCATCGCCTCGGGCGAGCTGGGCACGATCGAGCGGGTGGAGGGGCACTGGTGCTTTTGGATGCCGAAGTTCTCCACCAACCGCTACAACTACGGCATGGCCGGCGGTGCGTTGATGGACCTGGGCTGTTACGCGGTCGACATGGTGCGCAGGTACGGCGGTTCCACCCCGGAAGTCGTTTCGGCGCAGGCCAAATTGCACGGCCCCGAGGTCGACCGGGTGATGACGGCCCAGTTGCGGTTTGCCGGCGGGCCCACCGGCCGGATCCACTGCTCGATGTGGTCGACGGATCCACCGCGCCTGACCGTCAAGGTGGTTGGCGACCGCGGCGAGCTGCGGCTCCATCCGCTGCTGCCGTTCCAGCGGTTCTCGGTCCGAACGGCCAAGGGAAGGCGGGTGGAAAACTTCACGTTGCGTCCCACCTATGCGTTTCAACTCGACGCTTTCGCCGCGGCCGTGCTGCGCGGTGAACCGGTGAAGACGACACCGGACGAAGCGGTCGAGAACATGACGGTCATCGACGCGATGTATCGCGCCGCCGGCCTCTCGCTCCGCGAGCCGGCGTGA